In Phragmites australis chromosome 17, lpPhrAust1.1, whole genome shotgun sequence, the following are encoded in one genomic region:
- the LOC133897039 gene encoding uncharacterized protein LOC133897039 yields MACQQLRSTSLPVRPHALVQELEDDLQGLRSGAVASEASPAVLAGRLGDAYGRIGELVRLPACRDALSSARWRSAVEAELDASVALLDLCQRARDAVSSAKQHARAAQCALRRGDAAVANAAMRGYVRCLTKASKQASARRASSKRAPVDGETPAAVKVLSEAVAVTVAVLQCVATSLSARVADTRKSKWCVVSKLLRSDWSLGVCEELNGDDVVLRTQEMMEELEDDIEDVERGLEHLFRHIVQSRVALLNVLTL; encoded by the coding sequence ATGGCGTGCCAGCAGCTGCGGTCGACCAGCCTGCCCGTGAGGCCGCACGCCCTGGTGCAAGAGCTCGAGGACGACCTGCAGGGGCTCCGCTCCGGCGCGGTGGCGTCGGAGGCATCTCCCGCGGTGCTCGCGGGGAGGCTCGGCGACGCGTACGGTCGCATTGGGGAGCTCGTCCGGCTTCCCGCCTGCCGCGACGCGCTGTCGAGCGCCCGGTGGAGGAGCGCCGTGGAGGCGGAGCTGGACGCGTCCGTGGCGCTGCTGGACCTCTGCCAGCGCGCCAGAGACGCCGTCTCGTCCGCGAAGCAGCACGCGCGCGCGGCGCAGTGCGCGCTCCGGAGAGGGGACGCCGCGGTCGCCAATGCGGCCATGCGGGGGTACGTCCGGTGCCTGACGAAGGCGAGCAAGCAGGCCAGCGCCAGGAGGGCCTCGAGCAAGCGTGCACCGGTGGACGGCGAGACGCCAGCGGCGGTGAAGGTGTTGTCGGAGGCAGTGGCGGTCACCGTGGCCGTGCTGCAGTGTGTGGCGACGTCACTGTCCGCGCGAGTTGCAGACACGAGGAAGAGCAAGTGGTGTGTTGTGTCGAAACTGTTGCGTAGCGATTGGTCACTTGGTGTATGTGAGGAATTGAACGGCGATGATGTTGTGCTGAGGACTCAGGAGATGATGGAGGAATTAGAGGACGATATCGAGGACGTTGAGAGAGGTCTGGAGCATCTGTTCAGGCATATAGTTCAGAGCAGAGTTGCCCTGCTCAATGTGCTTACCCTGTAA
- the LOC133896683 gene encoding cytokinin riboside 5'-monophosphate phosphoribohydrolase LOG3-like, with amino-acid sequence MEGETKNGGGVEERSRFRRVCVFCGSSSGKRSSYRDAAVELGKELVARKVDLVYGGGSLGLMGEVSEAVHKGGGHVIGVIPTTLMGKEITGETVGEVRAVAGMHQRKAEMARNSDAFIALPGGYGTLDELLEVIAWAQLGIHSKPVGLLNVDGYYNFLLAFIDKAVDDGFIKPAQRHIFVSAPDARDLVQKLEEYSAVQDEDPATPKLRWEIEQVGYNASLQAEIAR; translated from the exons ATGGAAGGGGAGACCAAGAACGGCGGCGGAGTGGAGGAGCGGTCGAGGTTCAGGCGGGTGTGCGTGTTCTGTGGGAGCAGCtcgggcaagcggagcagctaccgggacgccgccgtcgagctcggCAAGGAGCTG GTGGCGAGGAAGGTGGATTTGGTGTACGGAGGGGGCAGCCTGGGGCTCATGGGGGAGGTCTCCGAGGCCGTGCACAAGGGCGGCGGCCATGTCATTGG CGTCATACCTACCACTCTGATGGGCAAGGAGATCACCGGCGAGACGGTGGGCGAGGTGCGGGCCGTGGCGGGCATGCACCAGCGCAAGGCCGAGATGGCGCGCAACTCCGACGCCTTCATCGCGCTCCCCG GTGGGTACGGGACGCTGGACGAACTCCTGGAGGTGATCGCGTGGGCTCAACTTGGCATCCACAGCAAACCG GTGGGTCTGCTGAACGTGGACGGGTACTACAACTTCCTGCTGGCGTTCATCGACAAGGCGGTGGACGACGGGTTCATCAAGCCCGCCCAGCGCCACATCTTCGTCAGCGCCCCCGACGCCAGGGACCTTGTCCAGAAGCTCGAG GAGTACTCGGCGGTGCAGGACGAGGACCCTGCGACGCCGAAGCTGCGTTGGGAGATCGAGCAGGTCGGCTACAACGCCTCGCTCCAGGCCGAGATTGCTCGCTGA